The Brassica napus cultivar Da-Ae unplaced genomic scaffold, Da-Ae ScsIHWf_591;HRSCAF=883, whole genome shotgun sequence genomic interval GAAAATTTTCTCACAAAGAAAGTTAAAGGAAATAAAAGAGTTATAGAATGGATTACTACCTATGCCAAGATCGCGTATAaatggaaattttattgataaaacctTTACAATTGTAGCCGATATCTTATTACGAGTCATTCCGACAACTTCCGGAGAAAAAGAGGCATTTACTTATTACAGAGATGGTGCGATTTgattatcattatcattttttttctatttctcacCGATTTGGAATAGAAAAAATGAGTATTGAAAAAAATCTACGCTTTTGAAGGTgaagtttataatataaaaaagcaATCCCTTCTGTCATGTATCCACGATTAGTGCAGCCTTAGATGCTTCAATTATGAATTCTAGTATTGAGCAAAAGGTTTTTTACCTACGGTTCCCGTATTACAGATCAATCCTACTAGACTAATACAATATACGAATAGGAGGCACAGGGGAAGAAGCACTACGCCGAGAAATCAACAACacgaaaactttcttcaaaaagattccttttctttcttcttctgggATTGGGACTAATTAAAATGGTTGGAACAATAAACATCCATCTCGTCCGTACTTTGGATACCCGTATAACCATTGAAGACTGTTGAAGTGACTAATTCCTGGAAATTTAGGGGCGTTGAGAACAAAGAATTGTTagagtttccttttttatttttatctgtaTGAATATGAATCCACTTGGTAGTAAGAAGATCTTTTACAAGAAGGTTGGCTAGGGATTTCTTGTAAAAACATTAGCCCCGCTTAGTTCATAATGACATCAAATTTTTCCATatccatatatattattattttcattatgcACCTAAAGGAGGAGCCGTATGAGATGAAAATCTCACATACGGTTCTGAAACGGAGAATTCGTTAAAGCGAATGACGACCGTAACGGATGTCGGCTCAATCTGAAGGAAATTATGCGGAAGCATTACAGAATTATTATGAAGCTATGCGACTAGAAATTGACCCCTATGATCGAAGTTATATACTCTATAATATAGGCCTTATCCACACAAGTAATGGGGAACATACCAAAgctttagaatattattttcgGGCATTAGAACGAACCCCTTTTTACCACAAGCTTTTAATAATATGGCTGTGATCTGTCATTACGTGCGACTATCTCCACTATAGAAAAAAAGAACGAACAGCTAGTCAATGAaatactagaaaaaaaaaaaggctttctACATAAGCATCGTCCAAAACGATTTTTTATCAGCTGtagcaaataaataaacttCATGGATCGAAATATGAAGTGAAGACTAGATATGcctaaatactttattttctatggataaaaaaagatttaattgaTAGAGGAAGCACCGTAAAGATCAACTGGAAAGGTTTTGGACCGATACAACAAGAGCTgtttatttatatcataatatgAGATAAATCTTAGAAATCTACTTATGTAATAGAGTGGATCCCCTAAGGTATTGAGCAGCGGTGTAGCATCAGATCCTAAAGACAgtaagtctttttcttttttatgatatgaagtatgaaaaaaagtctttttcaacgattctatataaatttatatatgaaagcGGGATAGTTACCTTTCAGAAAATTCTAATATCTAATAACAGTGGACatgcctttttttttctgaaggtaggagaaaagataaaacttattattagattaattaatatattaattaaatcaaaacgaAAGTTTGAAACTCATGTAATTACTCTCTTTTGTTTAATCCAAGAAAAACCGAATGAATATCTATAAGAAATCTCATTCAATTAGATATAAAGTTAAAGTAGGTTAAAGTGAAAAAAACTGGTACACCAAAACAAAAGAGTTGGTTGTCGAGCCGTATGAGGTAGGAAACTCTCAAGTACGGTTCTCAGGGAGGGAATTGACCCGCCTATTCCGACCGTGGAGAACAGGCCATTCAACAAGGAGATTCTGAAATGGCGGAGGCTTGGTTTGCTCAAGCCGCCGAGTATTGGAAACAGGCTATAACGCTTACTCCTGGTAATTATATTGAAGCACAGAATTGGTTGACGATCACGAGGCGCTTCGAATAAgaactttttctttgtttcttttttttttattctataatatatctttatttgtttttacaattaattgttttttagtttcttgGCCCTCTCGGTCAAATAAACCAGATTCTTTTTCTATCAGAAGAACCAATCccagaaaaaaatttcattatatcCTTTTCTCAAATCGTTCTATTTAATCTGGTATTCTCTAGGGATAAGTAGTACATGAATATGAGAATATCTATAATATCTATATctagttttttctatttttttcttttcgactaTTAAAACGAATAAAAGGGATTTGAAAATGACTAAATATCAATACTAGAATGTTTCTTAGTAATGACTAATAAGCGGTTATTGAAATAGGATAATATCctctatttaaaacataaaaaataggcTATATTTCGGAACTTATAATTGAAATATGAATACACTAGAttaggttataaaaaaaaattatttgtgtaCCAATACTAATGTAAAGGTGCGAAAacgctttttaataaaaaaaaaaaaggggggggtcCGTTGAGCACCCTATGGATATGTCATAATAGATCCGAACACTTGCCCCAGATCGACTTCCAGATCATAATTGCTCTAGTGAATAACTAAAGAAAATGGATGAATAGATGGGAGAtagaagagaaagaacaaaattCTAAGCATCTATCATCGGTTCACTAATTATTTGAGTGACTGTTGGCGGGTTTCTTTGTATGTGTTGTCCGGAAAGAGGAGGACTCAATGATTATTCGTTCGCCGGAACCAGAAgtcaaaattttggtagataGGGATCCCATAAAAACTTCTTTCGAGGAATGGGCTAAACCCGGTCATTTCTCAAGAACAATAGCTAAGGGACCATCATTTAGCTATCGCAATTCTTTTCCTAATAGCAGGTCATATGTATAGGACCAACTGGGGTATTGGTCATGGTCTAAAAGATATTTTAGAGGCTCATAAAGGTCCATTTACAGGCCAAGGCCATAAAGGTCTATATGAAATTCTAACAACATCATGGCATGCTCAATTATCTCTTAACCTGGCTATGTTAGGCTCTTTAACTATTGTTGTAGCTCACCATATGTATTCCATGCCCCCTTATCCATATCTAGCTACTGACTATGCTACACAACTATCATTGTTCACACATCACATGTGGATTGGTGGATTTCTCATAGTTGGTGCTGCTGCGCATGCAGCCATTTTTATGGTAAGAGACTATGATCCAACTAATCGATACAACGATTTATTAGATCGTGTCCTGAGGCATCGCGATGCAATCATATCACACCTCAACTGGGTATGTATATTTCTAGGCTTCCACAGTTTTGGTTTGTATATTCATAATGATACCATGAGTGCTTTAGGGCGTCCACAAGATATGTTTTCAGATACTGCTATACAATTACAACCAGTCTTTGCTCAATGGATACAAAATACCCATGCTTTAGCACCTGGTGTAACAGCCCCTGGTGAAACAGCGAGCACCAGTTTGACTTGGGGGGGCGGTGAGTTAGTAGCAGTGGGTGGCAAAGTAGCTTTGCTACCTATTCCATTAGGAACGGCCGACTTTTTGGTACATCATATTCATGCATTTACAATTCATGTGACGGTATTGATACTGTTGAAAGGTGTTTTATTTGCTCGTAGCTCGCGGTTAATACCAGATAAAGCAAATCTTGGTTTTCGTTTCCCTTGTGATGGGCCTGGAAGAGGAGGAACGTGTCAAGTATCTGCTTGGGATCATGTCTTCTTAGGACTATTCTGGATGTACAATTCTATTTCGGTAGTAATATTCCATTTCAGTTGGAAAATGCAGTCAGATGTTTGGGGTAGTATAAGCGATCAAGGGGTGGTAACTCATATTACCGGAGGAAACTTTGCACAGAGTTCCATTACTATTAATGGGTGGCTCCGCGATTTCTTATGGGCACAAGCATCTCAGGTAATTCAATCTTATGGTTCTTCGTTATCTGCATATGGTCTTTTTTTCCTAGGTGCTCATTTTGTATGGGCTTTCAGTTTAATGTTTCTATTCAGCGGGCGTGGTTATTGGCAAGAACTTATTGAATCCATTGTTTGGGctcataataaattaaaagttgCTCCTGCTACTCAGCCTAGAGCCTTGAGCATTGTACAAGGAGCTCAGGACCCCACTACTCGTCGTATTTGGTTTGGTATTGCTACCGCACATGACTTCGAGAGTCATGATGATATTACTGAAGAACGTCTTTATCAGAATATTTTTGCTTCTCATTTCGGGCAATTAGCAATAATTTTTCTGTGGACTTCCGGAAATTTGTTTCATGTAGCTTGGCAAGGAAATTTTGAGACATGGATACAAGACCCTTTACATGTAAGACCgattgctcatgctatttgggATCCTCATTTTGGTCAACCGGCTGTGGAAGCATTTACTCGAGGAGGTGCTCTTGGCCCGGTGAATATAGCTTATTCTGGTGTTTATCAGTGGTGGTATACAATCGGTTTACGTACTAATGAAGATCTTTATACTGGAGctctttttctattatttctttcTGCCCTATCCTTAATAGGGGGTTGGTTACACCTACAACCAAAATGGAAACCAAGAGTTTCATGGTTCAAAAATGCTGAATCTCGTCTGAATCATCATTTGTCAGGACTATTCGGGGTAAGCTCCTTGGCTTGGACAGGTCATTTAGTACATGTCGCTATTCCTGCATCCAGGGGGGAATATGTTCGATGGAATAATTTCTTAAGTGTATTACCGCATCCCCAAGGGTTAGGCCCACTTTTTACGGGTCAGTGGAATCTGTATGCTCAAAACCCCGATTCAAGTAGTCATTTATTTGGTACCTCCCAAGGATCAGGAACTGCCATTCTAACCCTTCTTGGGGGATTCCATCCACAAACGCAAAGTTTATGGCTAACCGATATGGCACATCATCATCTAGCTATCGCAATTCTTTTCCTCATTGCGGGTCATATGTATAGAACTAACTTTGGAATCGGACACAGTATAAAAGATCTTTTAGAAGCACATATTCCTCCGGGAGGACGGTTGGGGCGTGGGCATAAGGGTCTTTATGACACAATCAATAATTCGATTCATTTTCAATTAGGCCTTGCTCTAGCCTCCTTAGGAGTTATTACTTCCTTGGTAGCTCAACACATGTACTCTTTACCTGCTTATGCGTTCATAGCGCAAGATTTTACGACTCAAGCTGCGTTATATACCCATCACCAATACATTGCAGGATTCATCATGACAGGAGCTTTTGCTCATGgagctatattttttattagagaTTACAATCCAGAACAGAATGAGGATAACGTATTGGCAAGAAT includes:
- the LOC125604654 gene encoding photosystem I P700 chlorophyll a apoprotein A2-like, which codes for MYRTNWGIGHGLKDILEAHKGPFTGQGHKGLYEILTTSWHAQLSLNLAMLGSLTIVVAHHMYSMPPYPYLATDYATQLSLFTHHMWIGGFLIVGAAAHAAIFMVRDYDPTNRYNDLLDRVLRHRDAIISHLNWVCIFLGFHSFGLYIHNDTMSALGRPQDMFSDTAIQLQPVFAQWIQNTHALAPGVTAPGETASTSLTWGGGELVAVGGKVALLPIPLGTADFLVHHIHAFTIHVTVLILLKGVLFARSSRLIPDKANLGFRFPCDGPGRGGTCQVSAWDHVFLGLFWMYNSISVVIFHFSWKMQSDVWGSISDQGVVTHITGGNFAQSSITINGWLRDFLWAQASQVIQSYGSSLSAYGLFFLGAHFVWAFSLMFLFSGRGYWQELIESIVWAHNKLKVAPATQPRALSIVQGAQDPTTRRIWFGIATAHDFESHDDITEERLYQNIFASHFGQLAIIFLWTSGNLFHVAWQGNFETWIQDPLHVRPIAHAIWDPHFGQPAVEAFTRGGALGPVNIAYSGVYQWWYTIGLRTNEDLYTGALFLLFLSALSLIGGWLHLQPKWKPRVSWFKNAESRLNHHLSGLFGVSSLAWTGHLVHVAIPASRGEYVRWNNFLSVLPHPQGLGPLFTGQWNLYAQNPDSSSHLFGTSQGSGTAILTLLGGFHPQTQSLWLTDMAHHHLAIAILFLIAGHMYRTNFGIGHSIKDLLEAHIPPGGRLGRGHKGLYDTINNSIHFQLGLALASLGVITSLVAQHMYSLPAYAFIAQDFTTQAALYTHHQYIAGFIMTGAFAHGAIFFIRDYNPEQNEDNVLARMLDHKEAIISHLSWASLFLGFHTLGLYVHNDVMLAFGTPEKQILIEPIFAQWIQSAHGKTSYGFDVLLSSTNGPAFNAGRSIWLPGWLNAINENSNSLFLTIGPGDFLVHHAIALGLHTTTLILVKGALDARGSKLMPDKKDFGYSFPCDGPGRGGTCDISAWDAFYLAVFWMLNTIGWVTFYWHWKHITLWQGNVSQFNESSTYLMGWLRDYLWLNSSQLINGYNPFGMNSLSVWAWMFLFGHLVWATGFMFLISWRGYWQELIETLAWAHERTPLANLIRWKDKPVALSIVQARLVGLAHFSVGYIFTYAAFLIASTSGKFG